CCTTCACAGTCACATCCTTTGGTGACATTCATCGCAAAATTCAGGTATATGTTTTTTTTGCCTTTCTGCGCCGCGTAGGCATATTCAACGACCTTCTCGCGAAACTTTCCCCCCTGGATCACTGCATTGAATATGCCCTGGAGTGAGAGTATTGATGTTGCCTTGTGGGGGCATATGGCAACACAAGCACCGCAGCCTACACACTTTTTGTGGTCGATGAATGATTTTTTATCAATGGTAATGGCGTTTTCATTACATCTTTCCTGGCAGAGCCTGCATTTTCTGCATTTTCTATTGATTATCCTGGGCTTGATGCCCATATGCATTGCCAGCTTGCCGCCCTTTGAGGCATGCCCCATTGAAAGCTGCTTGATGGCGCCACCAAAGCCTGCCAGCAAGTGTCCCTTGAAATGAGAGATCACGATGAGCTGCGTATAATCAAGAAACGCTTTGCCAATCTTGCAGGTCTTGTAATGGTTCTTGTTG
This genomic interval from Candidatus Eremiobacterota bacterium contains the following:
- a CDS encoding DUF362 domain-containing protein; translation: MLDKIIEREHITLEKEIPLKVHFGEKGNTTFLRSENFEGIIEYLKQRGIETCYIETSVLYGGQRYKKELHLKTAEEHGFTQLPVVIADGDQGESFVEVEINKNHYKTCKIGKAFLDYTQLIVISHFKGHLLAGFGGAIKQLSMGHASKGGKLAMHMGIKPRIINRKCRKCRLCQERCNENAITIDKKSFIDHKKCVGCGACVAICPHKATSILSLQGIFNAVIQGGKFREKVVEYAYAAQKGKKNIYLNFAMNVTKGCDCEGKKMKPVMEDYGIFAATDPVAIDRACYDMALRKGRKFKGSEQFLYAEKIGLGSTNYRLIQSN